From a single Candidatus Binatia bacterium genomic region:
- a CDS encoding pirin family protein, translating into MKSLRRSEERGHFDHGWLDTRYTFSFADYYDPAHMGFRSLRVINEDRVAPLRGFGPHPHRDMEILTWVISGAVEHRDSMGNHGVVRPGEIQRMTAGTGVTHSEMNPLREELHLLQIWILPERRGLEPTYEQRAFPEAERRGTLRRIASREGSAGGDGAVQIHQDVSLYATLLEPGESVTHTLAPGRHAWLQIVRGEVEALGERLRAGDGLAVSDEPKVEIVARTSAEALLFDLA; encoded by the coding sequence ATGAAGTCTCTACGACGCAGCGAGGAGCGCGGACACTTCGACCACGGCTGGCTCGACACGCGGTACACCTTCTCGTTCGCCGACTACTACGACCCGGCGCACATGGGCTTTCGCTCCCTGCGCGTGATCAACGAGGACCGCGTCGCGCCGCTCCGCGGCTTCGGCCCGCACCCGCACCGCGACATGGAGATCCTCACCTGGGTGATCTCGGGCGCGGTCGAGCACCGCGACAGCATGGGCAACCACGGCGTCGTCCGTCCGGGCGAGATCCAGCGCATGACGGCGGGCACCGGCGTCACCCACAGCGAGATGAACCCGCTGCGCGAGGAGCTGCACCTCCTGCAAATCTGGATCCTGCCCGAGCGGCGCGGCCTCGAGCCGACCTACGAGCAGCGCGCCTTCCCCGAGGCCGAGCGCCGCGGCACGCTGCGCCGCATCGCCTCGCGCGAGGGCAGCGCCGGCGGCGACGGCGCGGTGCAGATCCACCAGGACGTGTCCCTCTACGCGACGCTACTCGAGCCCGGCGAGAGCGTCACGCACACGCTCGCGCCCGGACGTCACGCGTGGCTGCAGATCGTGCGCGGCGAGGTCGAGGCGCTCGGCGAGCGGCTGCGCGCGGGCGACGGGCTCGCGGTGAGCGACGAGCCGAAGGTCGAGATCGTCGCGCGCACGTCCGCGGAGGCCCTGCTCTTCGACCTCGCCTGA
- the nth gene encoding endonuclease III translates to MSRVLGILRREHDGWNAPVVTFISTSTGDPYRTLTSCILSLRTRDEVTAKASERLFALADSPAKLAATPEDVLAKAIYPVGFYRTKARTLREIGRLLVERWAGRVPDEIDDLLTLPGVGRKTANLVLVEAYGKPGICVDTHVHRISNRWGYVKTKTPEQTEMALRAKLPAKHWLEINALLVAFGQTICHPTSPRCSVCPIARYCPRIGVVRSR, encoded by the coding sequence GTGAGCCGCGTCCTCGGCATCCTGCGACGCGAGCACGACGGCTGGAACGCGCCCGTCGTGACCTTCATCAGCACGAGCACGGGCGATCCGTACCGCACGCTGACGTCGTGCATCCTCTCGCTGCGCACGCGCGACGAGGTGACGGCAAAGGCGTCGGAGCGTCTGTTCGCGCTCGCCGACTCGCCGGCGAAGCTCGCCGCGACGCCCGAGGACGTGCTCGCCAAGGCGATCTACCCGGTCGGCTTCTACCGCACCAAGGCGCGGACGCTGCGCGAGATCGGACGCTTGCTCGTCGAGCGCTGGGCGGGACGCGTGCCGGACGAGATCGACGACCTGCTGACGCTGCCCGGCGTCGGCCGCAAGACGGCGAACCTCGTGCTGGTCGAGGCGTACGGCAAGCCCGGCATCTGCGTCGACACGCACGTCCACCGGATCAGCAACCGCTGGGGCTACGTCAAGACCAAAACCCCGGAGCAGACGGAGATGGCGCTGCGCGCGAAGCTGCCGGCGAAGCACTGGCTCGAGATCAACGCGCTGCTGGTCGCGTTCGGCCAGACCATCTGCCACCCGACGTCGCCGCGCTGCTCGGTCTGTCCGATCGCGCGCTACTGCCCGCGTATCGGCGTCGTGCGAAGCCGCTAG
- a CDS encoding acyl-CoA dehydrogenase family protein, whose translation MISFEPTEEQVLVRDTARQFAAEVLRVRARDADETSSAPADVLSAAWELGLIASQIPESCGGGGAPRSPTTFALLLEELGAGDAGLALAAFAPALFAMTIVEQGSVKQQQRFLPQFCGRDFHVASVALVEPRPAFDPLALDTVAEARGEGFVLRGRKSFVPFAASASHFLVIARESDAQRGGLAGVSAFVVPRDASGLTVTDTEPTLGLRAVPFAGLELDGVEVPPEDRIGGTRGFDYARLLATSRVGLAATLVGLSRAVMEYAIPYAKERVAFGEPIARKQAIAFMLADMAIETDAMRWMVWKAASELEQGKDATRSAHLARSYVAEQAMKIADNGVQVLGGHGFIREHPVEMWYRHARTIGVLEGAATV comes from the coding sequence ATGATCTCATTCGAGCCCACCGAGGAGCAGGTCCTCGTGCGCGACACCGCGCGCCAGTTCGCGGCCGAAGTGCTGCGCGTCCGTGCCCGCGACGCCGACGAGACCAGCTCCGCCCCGGCCGACGTCCTGAGCGCCGCCTGGGAGCTCGGCCTGATCGCGAGCCAGATCCCCGAGTCCTGCGGCGGCGGCGGCGCGCCGCGCTCGCCGACGACCTTCGCGCTGCTCCTCGAGGAGCTCGGCGCAGGCGACGCCGGCCTCGCGCTCGCGGCCTTCGCGCCCGCGCTGTTCGCGATGACCATCGTCGAGCAGGGCAGCGTCAAGCAACAGCAGCGCTTCCTGCCGCAGTTCTGCGGGCGCGACTTCCACGTCGCCTCGGTCGCGCTCGTCGAGCCGCGGCCCGCCTTCGACCCGCTCGCCCTCGACACCGTCGCCGAGGCGCGCGGCGAGGGCTTCGTGCTGCGCGGCCGCAAGAGCTTCGTGCCGTTCGCCGCGAGCGCGAGCCACTTCCTGGTCATCGCGCGCGAGTCCGACGCGCAGCGCGGCGGCCTCGCCGGCGTCTCTGCGTTCGTCGTGCCGCGTGACGCGTCTGGTTTGACGGTGACCGACACCGAGCCGACGCTCGGGCTGCGCGCCGTGCCGTTCGCCGGCCTCGAGCTCGACGGCGTCGAGGTCCCGCCCGAGGACCGCATCGGCGGCACGCGCGGCTTCGACTACGCGCGGCTCCTCGCGACGTCGCGCGTGGGACTCGCCGCGACGCTCGTCGGCCTGTCGCGCGCGGTCATGGAGTACGCGATCCCCTACGCCAAGGAGCGCGTCGCGTTCGGCGAGCCGATCGCGCGCAAGCAGGCGATCGCGTTCATGCTCGCCGACATGGCGATCGAGACCGACGCGATGCGCTGGATGGTGTGGAAGGCCGCGAGCGAGCTCGAGCAGGGCAAGGACGCGACGCGGTCGGCGCACCTCGCGCGCAGCTACGTCGCCGAGCAGGCGATGAAGATCGCGGACAACGGCGTCCAGGTGCTCGGCGGACACGGCTTCATCCGCGAGCATCCCGTCGAGATGTGGTACCGCCACGCGCGCACGATCGGCGTTCTCGAAGGCGCCGCCACGGTCTGA
- a CDS encoding acyl-CoA dehydrogenase family protein — MIDFSLSENDQKVLAAVREEALIARKYARYYDEHEDEFPPDQLPEAKDHPGFYSLLGGRDLDDSGMNVLSMLITAGQTWGDYSVRLRRPSGGLGNAALRAAGTPEQQQKWGHLTLAMAITEPGCGSDPSRVKTTATKDGDYWVLNGEKIFVTTGCRADGVVAWATIDPSAGRAGIKSFLVEKGTPGFIVVRKEKKLGIRADDTAAYVFDNCRIPRENLLGGDESIPKGGSGGFRGVMKTFNMTRPSVAAIGLGISQAALDFTRDELAKAGVEVRYGGGIASQNALAQKFLELEAMQEAAMLTVLRAAWLADRGEPNNLESSICKAKAGSAVRKITQGCIEILGPLGVSREHLLEKWFRDVRITDIYEGTGQIQQLIIARTILGYSRDELR; from the coding sequence ATGATCGATTTCTCTCTCTCCGAGAACGACCAGAAGGTTCTCGCGGCCGTACGCGAGGAGGCGCTGATCGCGCGCAAGTACGCGCGCTACTACGACGAGCACGAGGACGAGTTTCCGCCCGACCAGCTTCCCGAGGCGAAGGACCATCCGGGCTTCTACTCGCTGCTCGGCGGCCGCGACCTCGACGACAGCGGCATGAACGTCCTCAGCATGCTGATCACCGCGGGGCAGACCTGGGGTGACTACTCGGTGCGCCTGCGCCGTCCGTCGGGCGGGCTCGGCAACGCCGCGCTGCGCGCCGCCGGCACGCCGGAGCAGCAGCAGAAGTGGGGCCACCTGACGCTCGCGATGGCGATCACCGAGCCCGGCTGCGGCTCCGATCCGTCGCGCGTCAAGACCACCGCCACCAAGGACGGCGATTACTGGGTGCTGAACGGCGAGAAGATCTTCGTCACCACGGGCTGCCGCGCGGACGGCGTGGTCGCGTGGGCGACGATCGATCCGTCGGCCGGACGCGCCGGCATCAAGTCGTTCCTCGTCGAGAAGGGCACGCCGGGCTTCATCGTCGTGCGCAAGGAGAAGAAGCTCGGCATCCGCGCCGACGACACCGCGGCCTACGTCTTCGACAACTGCCGCATCCCGCGCGAGAACCTGCTCGGCGGCGACGAGAGCATCCCGAAGGGCGGCTCGGGCGGCTTCCGCGGCGTCATGAAGACCTTCAACATGACGCGCCCGTCGGTCGCGGCGATCGGCCTCGGCATCTCGCAGGCCGCGCTCGACTTCACGCGCGACGAGCTCGCCAAGGCGGGCGTCGAGGTGCGCTACGGCGGCGGCATCGCGTCGCAGAACGCGCTCGCGCAGAAGTTCCTCGAGCTCGAGGCGATGCAGGAAGCGGCGATGCTGACCGTGCTGCGCGCCGCGTGGCTCGCGGACCGCGGTGAGCCGAACAACCTCGAGTCCTCGATCTGCAAGGCGAAGGCGGGCTCGGCGGTGCGCAAGATCACGCAGGGCTGCATCGAGATCCTGGGTCCGCTCGGCGTGTCGCGCGAGCACCTGCTCGAGAAGTGGTTCCGCGACGTGCGCATCACCGACATCTACGAGGGCACGGGTCAGATCCAGCAGCTGATCATCGCGCGCACGATTCTCGGCTACTCGCGCGACGAGCTGCGCTGA
- a CDS encoding ATP-binding protein, producing the protein MRAVDDAGSRSVARRRAEIVLRVLRGELTTAEAARRYDVSVREIERWQRRFLTAGKRALALDLAPPAGRAARTIDHLASEPTNGEARITPAEQWLRLLPEQLQGISWTTDTELHVTSVVGMRRATAESMVGLSLYEVFQTDDPTFPPIANHLLALEGKPGSYEMTLAGRTFDYRLEALRDAAGRICGVIGTSLDVTDRKRTEAALREQKARFRFLLEQIPAILWTTDKELRITSSMGAGLKALDLAPDQINGVSLIDYIGARGDAGPSIEGALAALRGETGLYEGRWSGRDYETHFQPLRDADDDIVGVLGLTIDITERKQVEREREELLVREQAAREQAEEASRLKDEFLATISHELRTPLNAILGWAHILREEDVDPETRARAIETIERNSRSQARLIQDLLDVSHIVTGRTRLDIRPVADVASIISAAIDSLRPAALAKNINLHHAFDPDAGPILADPERLQQIVWNLVSNGIKFTPKGGRVHVWLERADSKLQIRVSDNGEGIPRDFMPYVFDRFRQADASSARRHGGLGLGLAIVRHLVELQGGEVRAESEGEGKGATFTVSFPVLPLRIEQDACDAEHKVDGVQTKVSLDGLRIMAIDDEPDTLEMIRAVLERCRAQVRTATSALDGLQQLAEWRPDVLLADIGMPVRDGYWLIRQVRQLAPERGGRVPAVALTAFARHEDRLRTLSAGFQTHVAKPVEPAELVAVIASLCQLRR; encoded by the coding sequence ATGCGTGCGGTAGACGACGCGGGATCGCGCTCGGTCGCGCGGCGGCGCGCCGAGATCGTGCTGCGCGTGCTGCGCGGCGAGCTCACGACGGCGGAGGCCGCGCGTCGCTACGACGTTTCGGTCCGCGAGATCGAGCGCTGGCAACGTCGCTTCTTGACCGCCGGCAAGCGCGCGCTCGCGCTCGACCTCGCGCCGCCCGCCGGCCGCGCCGCGCGCACGATCGACCATCTGGCGAGCGAGCCGACGAACGGCGAGGCGCGCATCACGCCGGCCGAGCAGTGGCTTCGCCTGCTGCCGGAGCAGCTGCAAGGCATCTCCTGGACGACCGACACCGAGCTGCACGTCACCTCGGTCGTCGGCATGCGGCGCGCGACGGCGGAGTCGATGGTCGGCCTCTCGCTGTACGAGGTCTTCCAGACCGACGACCCGACGTTTCCGCCGATCGCCAACCACCTGCTCGCGTTGGAGGGCAAGCCCGGCAGCTACGAGATGACGCTCGCCGGTCGCACCTTCGACTACCGGCTCGAGGCGCTGCGCGACGCCGCGGGACGGATCTGCGGCGTGATCGGCACCTCGCTCGACGTCACCGATCGCAAGCGCACCGAGGCGGCGCTGCGCGAGCAGAAGGCGCGCTTCCGCTTCCTCCTCGAGCAGATCCCCGCGATCCTGTGGACCACCGACAAGGAGCTGCGCATCACGTCCAGCATGGGCGCGGGCCTGAAAGCGCTCGACCTCGCGCCGGACCAGATCAACGGCGTGTCCTTGATCGACTACATCGGCGCGCGCGGCGACGCGGGGCCGTCGATCGAGGGAGCGCTCGCCGCGCTGCGCGGCGAGACCGGGCTGTACGAAGGACGCTGGAGCGGCCGCGACTACGAGACGCACTTCCAGCCGCTGCGCGACGCCGACGACGACATCGTCGGCGTCCTCGGGCTGACGATCGACATCACCGAGCGCAAGCAGGTCGAGCGGGAGCGCGAGGAGCTGCTGGTGCGCGAGCAGGCGGCGCGCGAGCAAGCGGAGGAAGCGAGCCGTCTGAAGGACGAGTTCCTGGCGACGATCTCGCACGAGCTGCGGACGCCGCTGAACGCGATCCTCGGCTGGGCGCACATCCTGCGCGAGGAGGACGTCGATCCCGAGACGCGTGCGCGCGCGATCGAGACCATCGAGCGCAACTCGCGCTCGCAGGCGCGTCTGATCCAGGATCTGCTCGACGTCTCGCACATCGTCACCGGACGCACGCGCCTCGACATCCGTCCGGTGGCCGACGTGGCGTCGATCATCTCCGCGGCGATCGACTCGCTACGCCCGGCCGCGCTGGCGAAGAACATCAACCTGCACCACGCGTTCGACCCCGACGCGGGACCGATCCTCGCCGATCCCGAGCGCCTGCAGCAGATCGTGTGGAACCTGGTGTCGAACGGCATCAAGTTCACGCCCAAGGGCGGGCGCGTGCACGTCTGGCTCGAGCGCGCGGACTCGAAGCTGCAGATCCGCGTCAGCGACAACGGCGAGGGCATTCCGCGCGACTTCATGCCCTACGTCTTCGACCGCTTCCGTCAGGCGGACGCGTCGTCCGCGCGGCGCCACGGCGGCCTCGGGCTCGGTCTCGCGATCGTGCGTCACCTGGTCGAGCTGCAGGGCGGCGAGGTGCGCGCCGAGAGCGAAGGCGAGGGCAAGGGCGCGACGTTCACCGTGAGCTTCCCGGTCCTGCCGCTGCGCATCGAGCAGGACGCGTGCGACGCGGAACACAAGGTCGACGGCGTTCAAACGAAAGTTTCCCTCGACGGCTTGCGCATCATGGCGATCGACGACGAGCCGGACACGCTCGAGATGATCCGTGCGGTGCTCGAGCGCTGCCGCGCGCAGGTGCGCACGGCGACGTCGGCGCTCGACGGCCTGCAGCAGCTCGCCGAGTGGCGCCCGGACGTGCTGCTCGCCGACATCGGGATGCCGGTGCGCGACGGCTACTGGCTGATCCGGCAGGTCCGCCAGCTCGCACCGGAGCGCGGCGGCCGCGTCCCGGCGGTGGCGCTGACGGCGTTCGCGCGCCACGAGGACCGGTTGCGCACGCTCTCCGCGGGCTTCCAGACGCACGTGGCGAAGCCGGTCGAGCCGGCGGAGCTGGTCGCGGTGATCGCGAGCCTCTGTCAGCTGCGGCGCTGA
- a CDS encoding adenylate/guanylate cyclase domain-containing protein, translating to MSVILCPRCSHAAEATARFCEACGAVLPPSCPACGKVASVGARFCAACGTALPAQPTPPARDVPRAYTPRHLAEKILTQRAALEGERKQVTVMFVDLKGSMEIAEEVDPEEWHGIMDRFFAIVSDAVHRFEGTVNQYTGDGAMALFGAPIAHEDHAERACLAALELSAGLARYGDELRRERGIALAARIGLNSGEVVVGRIGDDLRMDYTAQGHTVGLASRVEQLTTPGRVYLTEHVAALVAGRFRLRDLGPHRIRGVREPVGIFELEGVGALRTRLELSRARGFSSFVGRHAESARLDAALARALGGRGGVVAVVGDAGLGKSRMCFELAARARAAGVAVHEAHAVPYGRAVPFLPVQELLRGVLGVLDGDSAEEARRKIAGTLLLHDRTLHDALPLVFDFLGVADPRDAAPRVADPDAVQRRLLSIFQSLIRARAAREPLLLLVEDLHWLDAGSEAFLRALASMASDARVLLLVNFRPEYASDWTSEPACECLTLAPLEPEASAQLLAELLGTDPALGELARRITERTAGNPFFIEETVRALADEGHLVGTRGRYRLVEGLPDPVLPGTVQAVLAARIDRLPENEKALLQTAAVIGKRFVRTVLERIAEVPTTALETALATLERLEFVHAEAREGGEEAYAFNHPLTQEVAYRSQLGARRARVHAAVARALEELHAERIDDVAALLAHHHEHAGDLLAAARWTRRAAERATRSDVGEAARLWQKARALVAKLPEDPQTVEIAIWASIQLLNLGWRSGLTDAEAEALFRSGIELARRSGDQGAVAGFLVTYGAVRGLSGAGEEALELISEAVRVVEHANSPETALSIQCALVQTQIMVGRLRDALATIELGLARTSAQPGLGSDRTGFDTHSWLLMSRGGVRVDAGDLRSAARDLEQSSELAQAMREKEILGWSYEMRAKLAHWLCDYDGALACARQSVQIAEEIGSAFSQASAWGRLGCALFDRKQWDEAAAALERALDVIRTRRTFLHWEPGSLAQLAEIYAAQGRHDRAQQMARDAVELAAQRGASLVELMAQLSLARVLLASGRRAVRDEVRALLDRAADGIVRTGAESWIPVVELERARLAQLARDDEARRRALVRARDGFAAIGADARAQEVAAELAAFA from the coding sequence GTGTCCGTCATCCTCTGTCCGCGCTGCAGCCATGCCGCCGAAGCGACGGCGCGCTTCTGTGAAGCGTGCGGCGCCGTCTTGCCGCCATCGTGTCCGGCGTGCGGCAAGGTCGCGAGCGTCGGTGCTCGCTTCTGCGCGGCCTGCGGGACCGCGCTGCCCGCGCAGCCGACGCCGCCCGCGCGCGACGTTCCGCGCGCCTACACGCCGCGCCATCTCGCCGAGAAGATCCTCACCCAGCGCGCCGCGCTCGAGGGCGAGCGCAAGCAGGTGACGGTGATGTTCGTCGACCTCAAGGGCTCGATGGAGATCGCCGAGGAGGTCGACCCCGAGGAGTGGCACGGCATCATGGACCGCTTCTTCGCGATCGTCAGCGACGCCGTGCACCGCTTCGAGGGCACCGTCAATCAATACACGGGCGACGGCGCGATGGCGCTCTTCGGCGCGCCGATCGCGCACGAGGACCACGCCGAGCGTGCCTGCCTCGCGGCGCTCGAGCTCTCGGCCGGTCTCGCGCGCTACGGCGACGAGCTCCGTCGCGAGCGCGGGATCGCTCTCGCGGCACGCATCGGGCTCAACTCGGGCGAGGTCGTGGTCGGACGCATCGGCGACGACCTGCGGATGGACTACACGGCGCAGGGCCACACGGTCGGCCTCGCGTCGCGCGTCGAGCAGCTCACGACGCCGGGGCGCGTATACTTGACGGAGCACGTCGCGGCGCTGGTGGCGGGACGCTTCCGGCTGCGCGACCTCGGTCCGCACCGCATCCGCGGCGTCCGCGAGCCGGTCGGCATCTTCGAGCTCGAAGGCGTCGGCGCGCTGCGCACGCGGCTCGAGCTCTCGCGTGCGCGCGGCTTCTCGTCGTTCGTCGGCCGGCACGCCGAGAGCGCGCGCCTCGACGCGGCCCTCGCGCGCGCGCTCGGCGGTCGCGGCGGCGTGGTCGCGGTGGTCGGGGACGCGGGGCTTGGCAAGAGCCGGATGTGCTTCGAGCTCGCCGCGCGTGCGCGCGCAGCCGGCGTCGCGGTGCACGAGGCGCACGCGGTGCCGTACGGACGCGCCGTTCCCTTCCTCCCCGTGCAGGAGCTGCTGCGCGGCGTGCTGGGCGTCCTCGACGGCGATTCCGCAGAGGAAGCGCGTCGCAAGATCGCCGGCACGCTGCTGCTGCACGACCGCACGCTGCACGACGCGCTGCCGCTCGTCTTCGACTTCCTCGGCGTCGCCGATCCTCGCGACGCGGCGCCGCGCGTGGCGGATCCCGACGCCGTCCAGCGGCGGCTGCTCTCGATCTTCCAGTCGCTGATCCGCGCCCGCGCAGCGCGCGAGCCGCTGCTCCTGCTGGTCGAGGACCTGCACTGGCTCGACGCGGGAAGCGAAGCGTTCCTGCGCGCGCTCGCCAGCATGGCGTCGGACGCGCGCGTGCTGCTGCTCGTCAACTTCCGCCCCGAGTACGCTTCCGACTGGACGAGCGAGCCTGCGTGCGAGTGCTTGACGCTTGCGCCGCTCGAGCCCGAGGCGAGCGCGCAGCTCCTCGCCGAGCTGCTCGGTACGGATCCCGCGCTCGGCGAGCTCGCGCGGCGGATCACCGAGCGCACGGCGGGCAATCCGTTCTTCATCGAGGAAACGGTGCGTGCGCTCGCCGACGAAGGACACCTCGTCGGGACGCGCGGCCGCTACCGGCTCGTCGAGGGTCTGCCCGATCCCGTGCTGCCGGGCACCGTGCAGGCGGTGCTCGCGGCGCGCATCGACCGGCTGCCCGAGAACGAGAAAGCCCTGCTGCAGACCGCCGCCGTGATCGGCAAGCGCTTCGTGCGGACGGTGCTCGAGCGCATCGCCGAGGTCCCGACGACGGCGCTCGAGACGGCTCTCGCGACGCTCGAGCGGCTCGAGTTCGTGCACGCGGAGGCGCGCGAGGGCGGCGAGGAAGCGTACGCCTTCAACCACCCGCTCACGCAGGAGGTCGCGTACCGCTCGCAGCTCGGTGCGCGGCGCGCGCGCGTGCACGCCGCGGTGGCGCGCGCGCTCGAGGAGCTGCACGCGGAGCGGATCGACGACGTCGCGGCGCTGCTTGCGCACCACCACGAGCACGCCGGCGATCTGCTCGCGGCGGCGCGCTGGACGCGACGCGCGGCCGAGCGCGCGACGCGCAGCGACGTCGGCGAGGCGGCGCGGCTCTGGCAGAAGGCGCGCGCGCTGGTCGCGAAGCTGCCGGAGGATCCGCAGACGGTCGAGATCGCGATCTGGGCGAGCATCCAGCTCCTCAACCTCGGCTGGCGCTCGGGGCTCACCGACGCGGAGGCCGAAGCGCTCTTCCGCTCGGGCATCGAGCTCGCAAGGCGCAGCGGCGACCAGGGTGCGGTCGCGGGTTTCCTCGTCACCTACGGAGCGGTGCGCGGTCTTTCGGGCGCGGGCGAGGAGGCGCTCGAGCTGATCTCCGAGGCGGTGCGGGTCGTCGAGCACGCGAACAGCCCGGAGACGGCGCTGTCGATCCAGTGCGCGCTCGTGCAGACGCAGATCATGGTCGGTCGCCTGCGCGACGCGCTCGCGACGATCGAGCTCGGGCTTGCGCGCACGTCCGCGCAACCGGGGCTCGGCAGCGACCGCACGGGCTTCGACACCCACAGCTGGCTCCTGATGTCGCGCGGCGGCGTCCGCGTCGACGCGGGCGACCTGCGCAGCGCGGCGCGTGACCTCGAGCAGAGCAGCGAGCTCGCGCAGGCGATGCGCGAGAAGGAGATCCTCGGCTGGTCGTACGAGATGCGCGCCAAGCTCGCGCACTGGCTGTGCGACTACGACGGCGCGCTCGCGTGCGCGCGCCAGTCGGTGCAGATCGCCGAAGAGATCGGCAGCGCCTTCTCGCAGGCGTCGGCGTGGGGACGGCTCGGCTGCGCGCTGTTCGACCGCAAGCAGTGGGACGAGGCGGCCGCCGCGCTCGAGCGCGCGCTCGACGTCATCCGCACGCGGCGCACGTTCCTGCACTGGGAGCCGGGCTCGCTCGCGCAGCTCGCGGAGATCTACGCCGCGCAGGGACGGCACGACCGCGCGCAGCAGATGGCGCGCGACGCGGTCGAGCTCGCCGCGCAGCGCGGCGCGTCCCTCGTCGAGCTGATGGCGCAGCTCTCGCTCGCGCGCGTGCTGCTCGCGAGCGGACGGCGTGCGGTGCGCGACGAGGTGCGCGCGCTGCTCGATCGCGCGGCGGACGGCATCGTCCGCACCGGCGCCGAGAGCTGGATCCCGGTCGTCGAGCTGGAGCGTGCGCGCCTCGCGCAGCTCGCCCGCGACGACGAGGCGCGGCGTCGCGCGCTGGTCCGCGCGCGCGACGGCTTCGCCGCGATCGGCGCGGATGCGCGCGCGCAGGAGGTCGCGGCCGAGCTCGCGGCGTTTGCTTGA